In Chlorocebus sabaeus isolate Y175 chromosome 5, mChlSab1.0.hap1, whole genome shotgun sequence, one genomic interval encodes:
- the SNRNP25 gene encoding U11/U12 small nuclear ribonucleoprotein 25 kDa protein, translating into MEAAGGSEAQEDDEDEEEALPHSEAMDVFQEGLAMVVQDPLLCDLPIQVTLEEVNSQIALEYGQAMTVRVCKMDGEVMPVVVVQSATVLDLKKAIQRYVQLKQEREGGIQHISWSYVWRTYHLTSAGEKLTEDKKKLRDYGIRNRDEVSFIKKLRQK; encoded by the exons ATGGAGGCCGCGGGTGGGTCCGAGGCGCAAGAGGACGATGAGGACGAAGAAGAGGCGCTGCCGCACTCCGAGGCCATGGACGTGTTCCAGGAGGGTCTGGCTATGGTGGTGCAGGACCCGCTGCTCTGCGATCTGCCGATCCAG GTTACTTTGGAAGAAGTCAACTCCCAAATAGCCCTAGAATATGGCCAGGCAATGACGGTCCGAGTGTGCAAGATGGACGGAGAAGTAATGC CTGTGGTTGTAGTGCAGAGTGCCACAGTCCTGGACCTGAAGAAGGCCATCCAGAGATACGTGCAGCTCAAGCAGGAGCGTGAAGGGGGCATTCAGCACATCAGCTG GTCTTATGTGTGGAGGACGTACCATCTGACCTCTGCAGGAGAGAAACTCACAGAAGATAAAAAGAAGCTCCGAGA ttATGGCATCCGGAATCGAGATGAGGTTTCCTTCATCAAAAAGCTGAGGCAAAAGTGA
- the POLR3K gene encoding DNA-directed RNA polymerase III subunit RPC10, translating to MLLFCPGCGNGLIVEEGQRCHRFACNTCPYVHNITRKVTNRKYPKLKEVDDVLGGAAAWENVDSTAEPCPKCEHPRAYFMQLQTRSADEPMTTFYKCCNAQCGHRWRD from the exons atgctGCTGTTCTGCCCCGGCTGCGGGAACGGGCTGATCGTGGAGGAGGGACAACGCTGCCACCGCTTCGCCTGCAACACGTGCCCCTATGTGCACAACATCACCCGCAAG GTAACAAATCGGAAGTACCCAAAACTGAAAGAAGTGGATGATGTGCTTGGTGGAGCCGCTGCCTGGGAGAATGTTGACTCTACTGCAG AGCCGTGTCCCAAATGCGAACATCCTCGTGCTTACTTCATGCAGCTTCAGACCCGCTCTGCCGATGAGCCGATGACCACCTTCTACAAGTGCTGCAATGCTCAGTGTGGACACCGCTGGAGGGATTAG